The Stomoxys calcitrans chromosome 3, idStoCalc2.1, whole genome shotgun sequence genome includes a region encoding these proteins:
- the LOC131996290 gene encoding histone H2A, with protein sequence MSGRGKGGKVKGKAKSRSNRAGLQFPVGRIHRLLRKGNYAERVGAGAPVYLAAVMEYLAAEVLELAGNAARDNKKTRIIPRHLQLAIRNDEELNKLLSGVTIAQGGVLPNIQAVLLPKKTEKKA encoded by the coding sequence atgtctggtcgtggtaaaggtggcaaagttaagggaaaggcaaagtcccgttccaaccgtgctggtcttcaattccccgtcggtcgtatccatcgtttgttgcgcaaaggcaactatgctgaacgtgttggtgccggagctccagtttacttggctgctgtcatggagtatttggccgctgaagttcttgaattggctggcaacgctgctcgtgacaacaagaagacaagaattatcccccgtcacttgcaattggctatccgtaatgacgaagaattgaacaaattgctgtccggtgtcaccattgctcaaggtggtgtattgccaaacatccaagctgttctcttgcccaagaagaccgaaaagaaggcttaa
- the LOC131996291 gene encoding histone H3: MARTKQTARKSTGGKAPRKQLATKAARKSAPATGGVKKPHRFRPGTVALREIRRYQKSTELLIRKLPFQRLVREIAQDFKTDLRFQSSAVMALQEASEAYLVGLFEDTNLCAIHAKRVTIMPKDIQLARRIRGERA, from the coding sequence atggctcgtactaagcaaactgcccgtaaatctactggtggcaaagcccctcgtaagcaattggctaccaaagctgctcgtaagagcgcaccagccaccggtggtgttaagaagccacatcgtttccgccctggtaccgttgctttgcgtgaaatccgtcgctaccagaagagtactgagttgttgatccgcaaattgcctttccaacgtttggttcgtgaaattgcccaagatttcaagactgacttgcgtttccagagctctgctgtcatggccttgcaagaagctagcgaagcctacttggtcggtctcttcgaagataccaacttgtgtgccatccatgccaagcgtgtcaccatcatgcccaaggatatccaattggccagacgtattcgtggagaacgtgcttaa
- the LOC131996287 gene encoding histone H1-like, translating into MSDAAVVEATASPVAAVEKKAPKKAAAKAKKPSAAPSHPPTQQMVDAAIKTLKERGGSSLPAIKKYLASTYKVDAVKLAPFIKKYLKSAVASGKLIQTKGKGASGSFKLSPSASKEPKAKSAEKKKKVPAGDKKKKAAAPKKAAGEKKAAAKKPSAAKKTAEKKKTEKAKAKTAKKTGTVKAKPAKTAAKASATKPKAPKAKTTAAKPKKAAAAKKPAAKKTAAKK; encoded by the coding sequence atgtctgacgccgccgttgttgaagccaccgcatctccagtcgccgctgttgagaaaaaggcacctaagaaagccgctgccaaggcaaagaaaccctctgctgccccaagccatccaccaacccaacaaatggtcgatgctgccatcaaaacattgaaagaacgtggtggttcctcattgcctgccatcaagaaatacttggccagcacatacaaagttgatgctgtaaaattggccccattcatcaagaagtacttgaagagcgctgttgctagtggaaaattgatccaaactaaaggtaagggtgcctccggttcattcaaattgtccccatctgcctcgaaggaacctaaagcaaagagcgctgaaaagaagaagaaggtcccagccggtgataagaaaaagaaggcagcagcacccaaaaaggcagccggtgaaaagaaagccgctgcaaagaagccttccgctgctaaaaagaccgccgagaagaagaagaccgaaaaggccaaggctaaaactgccaaaaagacaggtacagttaaagctaaacccgcaaaaacagccgccaaagcatcagccactaaaccaaaggcacccaaggcaaaaaccaccgctgccaagcccaaaaaggctgccgcagcaaagaagccagctgccaagaagaccgccgctaagaagtaa